The genomic stretch CGTGATGGAAGCCGCCCGGGACGACGTGCTGGCCTTCCTGCACTTCCCCCAGGAGCACTGGCGCAAGGTCTGGAGCACCAACCCGCTCGAGCGCCTCAACAAGGAGATCAAACGCCGCACCAACGTGGTCGGCATCTTCCCCAATGATCCAGCGATCGTGCGCCTGGTGGGCAGCCAGCTGCTGGAGCAGCAGGAGGAATGGCAGCTGGAGCGTCGCCGCTTCTTCTCTGAGGCCACCATGGCCAAGATCCCAGAGCCAGAAGAGCCCTTGGAGCTCACCGATGCAGATCCGAACGCCCAGCCGGCTGCAACCATCAGCTGAAGCGCACCAGCTTCTACCTCGATCTACACAGAACACATCGATCGCTGAGTTGCCAATTCAGCGATCAGGGTTCATAATGGATCAATGGAGCTGCGCAATCAGCTTCCAAGCAGTCATCCCCTGACTGCTCCTGTTCACCCTCCGGAGAGGGTCACAGGACCTCCTGAGTTACACCACTCGGAGGGGCGCTACCTCTTGACGATCAACTAGTCATGTCGCCGGCAAGGTCAACCTTCAACTTTATACCGGCAGCGTGCCTTTCTCAGGAGGCCCGACGACGAAGGGATCCAAACGCCACCCTCACTGGCTTTGCTGGCGAGCCAATGGAGGCACGGAACTGCGGAGGGTCAGTTTCTTCTAGCTCCTCTCTCGGCTTCAGAGGCGACAGCATCACCGAGCAATTCTCTGGGTCAAGCCTGCAGCCAAAGGGCAGATGGAATTCATCAGTTGAATGCACACCATTCTACTGATGAAAGAACACCATTCTACTGTTTTCGTAAAAATGTTCGTCCATGAACTGTTGCAGAAATCAGGGCTTGCCCCTTTCCATGCCAGCTTAACGGCCCTCAACACCTCAAAATAGTTGTGGCGGCATGGTTATGCCTGTTTCAGGAGACCCTAGGATCCCAGACAGGGCTTCCATCTCGGAGGGCACCACTCTATTGCACGCAGGCCAGGCAACTCCTTATCCTGACTTCAAAAGAGCCCCAACGGCATCACGTACGTGATAGCGAGGACGCCTTTTTACCTCCTTGTAGACGCGACCAAGGTATTCGCCGATTAAGCCGATAGCAAGCAACTGGACACCACCTATTGTGGTGACAACCACCATCAAGGAAGGCCAGCCCTGAATAGTTCCTCCCCGGACATAGTCAGCAATAATTAGAATAATAGTAATGCAAGAGGCTGCCGACATAATCACTCCTAGATATGCAATATACCTGAGAGGCTTGTAACTAAGGGAGATTATGCCATCAACAGCAAGTGACAATGATTTACGGAAGGGATACTTGGAGCTACCCGATTGTCGGATTTTACGATCATAGTATACACGTTCCGTTTTATAGCCTAATTGTGGAATCAGTCCTCGGAGGAATAACGAGTTTTCCGTATATCTAAGCAATTCAGCAAGAGCCCTGCAAGACATCATCCTAAAATCAGCATGACCGGGAATAATCTCAACTCCCATGAAGACCATAAAGGAATAAAAGAAATTTGCAAAGAAGCGTTTCGTTGCAGAATCAGTGCTTCTATCAGCTCGAACACCATAGACAATGTCAAATCCCTGCCGATAAAGCAACAACATATCCCTGCAAGTTCTGATATCATCCTGAAGATCGGCATCGATTGAGATGGATACATCAGCCAAGTCAACCACTACTGACAGGCCCGCCAATAGGGCAGCTTGATGCCCCTTGTTACGTGACAGCCGAAGCCCATTAACCCGTGGATCTTGATCTATCCAAAACTGGATCCCCTTCCAAGTGGCGTCTATACTGCCATCATCCACAAGAAGAATGCCGGATCCGTCCCGCGCCGCCAAATCACTCAAATTGAGTTGATCCAGCTCAGATAGCAGAGCATTGACTGTTTGACCAAGTACCTCCTCCTCATTGTAACAAGGCACAACAAATAAAACAGTGGGGACAGGGCGTAGTTTCATGGCAAAGAGAGTTGGCTAGAACCGAATATCAGTTCTCAAGGGAACCGAGCAACCGCAGAGAGATCTTTTTGGTAGTCATACGGTAAACTTACTGCAGTCAGCCAGGAAAGGCAAATGCAACAACAACGTCCTCAACTAGCTGACTGCTGATGATGCCTTGGTTTGGCTTTGGCGAAATCAGACGCTTCTTGCTGGGTGGCTCGCTGAATACAATCATAGGTTCAGCTTCCATAGCTGTACTGCAAATGATTAGCAACAATTTATTGGTTTCCAATGTGGGTGGATATATAATTGGTAGCATTTCAGGCTACGCAATCCATTCAACATATACATTCAAGACCCCCAGGTCCAAGAGCACAGCAAAAAACTATGCCCTAATCATCGGCATCAGTTATTTTGTAAATTTGGGCGCACTTTATAGTGCCTATGCCATGACCGGCAAGGCCCTGTTATCTCAGGCGATTGCCATGGGCGCTTATATCACGGTTAGCTTTTTATTGCAGGCGCGATTCGCATTTCCGGTTAATCTTAGAAAAAGTCCCAAGCCATAACAGAATTTTCGAGCACTAGATCCAAGATCAAGCCATAAGCTTATCCCTCAAGATGGACTCCAGGCCAGCCAGATCCTCATCGGTGATCTTGGTCTGCATCGGGCAATGCTTGGGGCCACACATCGAGCAGAATTCGGCCTGTTTGTAGATGTCAGCGGGCAGGGTTTCGTCGTGGTACTCGCGGGCGCGTTCGGGATCAAGGGAGAGCTCGAACTGCCTGTTCCAGTCGAAGGCGTAGCGGGCGCGGCTGAGTTCGTCGTCGCGGTCACGCGCACCCGGGCGGTGGCGGGCGATGTCGGCGGCGTGGGCCGCGATCTTGTAGGCGATCAGGCCTTCACGCACATCTTCAGCGTTGGGCAGCCCCAGGTGCTCCTTCGGTGTCACGTAGCAGAGCATGGCTGTGCCGTGCCAGCCGGCCAGCGCCGCGCCGATGGCACTGGTGATGTGGTCGTAGCCGGGGGCGATATCCGTGACAAGCGGGCCCAGCACATAGAAGGGCGCCTCGCTGCACTCCTCCATCTGCTTTTTCACGTTGAACTCGATCTGGTCCATTGGCACGTGGCCCGGACCCTCCACCATCACCTGGATGTCGTGCTCCCAGGCGCGGCGGGTGAGCTGGCCGAGGGTCTTGAGTTCGGCCAGCTGGGCGGCATCCGACGCATCGTGCTGACAGCCCGGACGCAGCGAATCGCCCAGGGAGAAGCTGCAGTCGTAGCGCTTGAAGATCTCGATGATGTCGTCGAAGCGCGTGAACAGCGGGTTCTGGCGGTGGTGATGCAGCATCCACTGGGCCAGGATTCCGCCGCCGCGGCTGACGATGCCCGTGAGGCGTCCCTTCACCAGCGGCAGGTGCTCGATCAGCAGGCCGGCATGGATCGTCTGGTAGTCGACCCCCTGCTGGCAGTGCTTCTCGATGATGTGCAGGAAGTCGTCTTCGTCGAGCTTCTCGATCGAGCCGTACACGCTCTCGAGCGCCTGATACACAGGGACGGTGCCGATCGGCACCGTGGAGGCGTTGATGATCGCCGTGCGCACCTCATCGAGGTTGACACCGCCGGTGGAGAGGTCCATCACCGTGTCGGCGCCGTACTTCACAGCCAGACGCAGCTTGGCCACCTCTTCCTCCAGATCCGAGGCATTGGGGGAGGCGCCGATGTTGGCGTTCACCTTGCAGCGGCTGGCGATGCCGATCGCCATCGGCTCCAGGTTGGGGTGGTTGATGTTGGCGGGGATGATCATGCGGCCCCGGGCCACCTCCTCCATCACCAGCGATTCGGGCAGATTCTCCTTCTTGGCCACATAGGCCATCTCTTCGGTGATCAAACCCTGGCGGGCGTAGTGCATCTGCGACACGTTGGCGTCGCCGCGTCGCTTCTCAATCCAGGCGCTGCGCATGATCGACTCGAGAAAGGGGGCGTTCGGACCGGGGGCCGCTGGGAGGCGAGGGCACAACTCCGGATCCGGGCGCCACCGGGACCGATCGGACCGCGGTTGCTTTCGGGACACTTCCCTGCGCCGGCATGACCCGGATCAGGTTCGGAGGGTGTGATCTCAGCCGGGGCCAGTGGCGGTCTTCCGGATGGAAACACGCACGGGCCAGGCACCCCTAGTGACGACCAAAACCTAGCAAGCCTGGCCAGAAACGGACTCTCAGCTCTGAAGACCATTGAGGGCCGCCGCCACCACCCGATGGTCCGGGTCCTGCTGCAGGCCGATCAGCCTCTGCCGTGCCGACTCGGCGATCTCGACCAGGTCCGCGCTGGCACCGGACTCCCGGACGATCCGGCCGAGAATCTCGGCACCGCCCACCCGCACGCTGCCATCGGCATCGGCGATGGCCATCTGGGCCAGTTCCAGCAGCACCTGGGGCTCGATCCCCGGCTGCTCCGCCAGGGCCGAGAGGATGCTGCAGCGCACCAGCCACTGGTCGTCGCCAGTGAACGACCGGCGCAGCAGCGGCCAGGCCCTCTCCACCCCGTAACTGGCCAGGGCGTTGGCGGCCTCGGCGCGCACGTTGGCATCCTCATCGCCGCTGAGGGCCGCCGCCAGCGCCTCCCAGCCGGCCTCGCTGCGCTTCACCCCAAGGCCCGCGCAGCTGATCGAGCGGACGATGAACGGCTCCTGCTCCAGGCCCAGGAGCAGCAGGGGCACGGCCTGCTCCGCCTCCAGCCGGCGCAGCCCCACCAGGGCCGGCAGGGCGCGGGATGGATCACCCGAGACGATGGCCTGGCGAATCTCCTCGGGGTTCAGGCCAGCCGGGCTGGCGGAATCTGGATCGGCCATGACCTGGACTCGGTGTTGGGTGACTTCACCCTCCCACGCCGTTCGTACGATCGCTGCCGGGGGCCTGTGCCGGTGTCGCCTCCTGCAGCGCCTCCAGCAGGGTCCGGCGCCGCCGGGCCCGGCTCACCCCACTGCTCACCAGCAGCCCGGTCCCGATCAGCAGGGCCGGCACCGCCTCGAGCCGCTGGTTGCCTCGGCGGGAGGCCATGCTCACCAGTGCCAGCAGGATCAGCAGCGGGGCCGAGAGGGCCAGCGCCATCCTCAGGGCTGGACGGGACCGGCTCAAGCCTGGCGCTCCATCCAGAGCAGCAGGCTGAGGGTGAGCACCTGGACACCCACCGCCAGAGACCCCTCATCGGGATTGAAGGCGCCGTTGTGCAGGGCTGCGCAGCCCCTGGCCCCCGCCACCCCCAGCCGGAACATCGAGCCCGGCGCGGCGCTGAGCAGTTGGGCGAAGTCCTCGGCCCCCAGAGACGGTTGATCCAGGCGCAGCACCTGCTGGGGGCCCAGCAGGGCCTGGGCGGCTTCCTCGACGATGTCGGTGAGAGCAGGGTCGTTGTGCACCGGCGGCGAAATGCAGCGATAACGCACGCGGGCCTCGCCCCCGTATCCCCGGCAGATGGCGTGGACGGTGTCCTCGATCCAGGCCGGCAGCTCGGCGTGCACGGTGGTGTCCAGGCAGCGGACGGTGCCCAGCAGGCGCACGTGATCGGCGATCACGTTGAAGGCCTTCCCCCCCTCGATCCGGCCGAAGCTCACCACCACCGGGTGCAGAGCATCCAGCCGGCGGCTGATCGCTTCCTGCAGGCCGCTGACCACCCGGGCCGCGATCCAGATCGCATCCGTCGACTGGTGGGGCCGTGCCCCATGGCCCCCTTCCCCCAGCACCTCCACCTCCAGCTCACCGGCAGCGGCGGTGAGGCTGCCGCTGCGCACGCCGATCGTTCCCACCTCAAGGCTGGGGAACACATGCAGCCCGAACAGGGCCTGCACACCCTCCATGGCCCCATCGGCCAGCATCCAGGCCGCCCCCTGGGCGGTTTCCTCCGCCGGTTGGAACAGCAGCCGCACCCTCGCGCTCAGTTGTCCGGCCAGGGGAGCGAGCAACCGCGCCACGCCCAGGCCCACGGCGGTGTGGAGATCATGCCCGCAGGCATGCATCAACCCCTG from Synechococcus sp. CBW1107 encodes the following:
- the thiC gene encoding phosphomethylpyrimidine synthase ThiC; amino-acid sequence: MRSAWIEKRRGDANVSQMHYARQGLITEEMAYVAKKENLPESLVMEEVARGRMIIPANINHPNLEPMAIGIASRCKVNANIGASPNASDLEEEVAKLRLAVKYGADTVMDLSTGGVNLDEVRTAIINASTVPIGTVPVYQALESVYGSIEKLDEDDFLHIIEKHCQQGVDYQTIHAGLLIEHLPLVKGRLTGIVSRGGGILAQWMLHHHRQNPLFTRFDDIIEIFKRYDCSFSLGDSLRPGCQHDASDAAQLAELKTLGQLTRRAWEHDIQVMVEGPGHVPMDQIEFNVKKQMEECSEAPFYVLGPLVTDIAPGYDHITSAIGAALAGWHGTAMLCYVTPKEHLGLPNAEDVREGLIAYKIAAHAADIARHRPGARDRDDELSRARYAFDWNRQFELSLDPERAREYHDETLPADIYKQAEFCSMCGPKHCPMQTKITDEDLAGLESILRDKLMA
- a CDS encoding DUF3188 domain-containing protein; amino-acid sequence: MALALSAPLLILLALVSMASRRGNQRLEAVPALLIGTGLLVSSGVSRARRRRTLLEALQEATPAQAPGSDRTNGVGG
- a CDS encoding HEAT repeat domain-containing protein; protein product: MADPDSASPAGLNPEEIRQAIVSGDPSRALPALVGLRRLEAEQAVPLLLLGLEQEPFIVRSISCAGLGVKRSEAGWEALAAALSGDEDANVRAEAANALASYGVERAWPLLRRSFTGDDQWLVRCSILSALAEQPGIEPQVLLELAQMAIADADGSVRVGGAEILGRIVRESGASADLVEIAESARQRLIGLQQDPDHRVVAAALNGLQS
- a CDS encoding glycosyltransferase family 2 protein → MKLRPVPTVLFVVPCYNEEEVLGQTVNALLSELDQLNLSDLAARDGSGILLVDDGSIDATWKGIQFWIDQDPRVNGLRLSRNKGHQAALLAGLSVVVDLADVSISIDADLQDDIRTCRDMLLLYRQGFDIVYGVRADRSTDSATKRFFANFFYSFMVFMGVEIIPGHADFRMMSCRALAELLRYTENSLFLRGLIPQLGYKTERVYYDRKIRQSGSSKYPFRKSLSLAVDGIISLSYKPLRYIAYLGVIMSAASCITIILIIADYVRGGTIQGWPSLMVVVTTIGGVQLLAIGLIGEYLGRVYKEVKRRPRYHVRDAVGALLKSG
- a CDS encoding amidohydrolase, which gives rise to MSSAAPPRSSGTAADLWQRLDLARALEQATPELIGLRRHIHAHPELSGAEHQTAALVAGELRLLGWQVSEGVGRTGVVGELGPVEAPLVAVRVDMDALPVEERTGLAFASSQQGLMHACGHDLHTAVGLGVARLLAPLAGQLSARVRLLFQPAEETAQGAAWMLADGAMEGVQALFGLHVFPSLEVGTIGVRSGSLTAAAGELEVEVLGEGGHGARPHQSTDAIWIAARVVSGLQEAISRRLDALHPVVVSFGRIEGGKAFNVIADHVRLLGTVRCLDTTVHAELPAWIEDTVHAICRGYGGEARVRYRCISPPVHNDPALTDIVEEAAQALLGPQQVLRLDQPSLGAEDFAQLLSAAPGSMFRLGVAGARGCAALHNGAFNPDEGSLAVGVQVLTLSLLLWMERQA
- a CDS encoding GtrA family protein, yielding MMPWFGFGEIRRFLLGGSLNTIIGSASIAVLQMISNNLLVSNVGGYIIGSISGYAIHSTYTFKTPRSKSTAKNYALIIGISYFVNLGALYSAYAMTGKALLSQAIAMGAYITVSFLLQARFAFPVNLRKSPKP